The Alnus glutinosa chromosome 1, dhAlnGlut1.1, whole genome shotgun sequence region TAATTCTGTTCCTTTTGTATCTTTTTgtatatgtgttttttttttcttcctaatgtTGTTGTCAAATATGACAGTTATTATGGTGTTCTGATGGCATACGGTGGTCTGCAAGACGTAAGGGGCTCTCACCGCATTAATTTAGTCAATGGTGAGTTATTGTTTAGTTAGtatttacaattaaaatttataatcgTAATATTGCATACAGAGTTTCTAAGGGAGCAAGAACCTGGATATGTAACAAGTCTTGTTTGTACTCTGGTGCTACCATTATATAAGATGTCTGTGTGCCTACCATACTTGGTCGCCAGTGCAAATTGGGTACTTGGAGAGCTTGCACCCTGTCTGCCAGAAGAAAGATTGTTTTCTTTCTTATGCCatctcttttacttttttctttcacaagGAAGAAGTGCTTATCACTTGATACTTGCTATATCACACTTATTACTTCCTGTGTTGTTTCTATATACTTGAGCAActgaattattaatttttaatgaaaaacacCACCACACGTCCCTCCCTGAGTTTCAGTCTTGCTTTCAGGAGATGAGTGCAGATGTATATTCTCCATTGCTGAAGGCATTGGCCATGCCGGATAAAGAAGATACTTCTTGTTATCCTGTCAGGGTTTCCGCTGCAGGAGCAATTGCTACACTTCTTGAGGTATGTCTCTGAATGAATAGTTTTGGATTTTGTAATGGCAGTCGTTACAACTTACAATGTCATTCTGGGTTTTCACCTGGCTTTTATTCTTGTTCTTTTCAGAATGACTATGCGCCACCCGAGTGGTTGCCTCTTCTTGAAGTTGTGATTGGCAGGATTAGTAATCGAGACGAAGAAAGCTCCATTTTATGTCAGCTTCTCAGTTCCATAGTGGAGGCTGGAGATGAAAATGTTGCATTTCATATCCTGTACATTGTTTCATCATTGGTTGGTGCAATCTCGAAGTTGATACCTGCTAATCCGGAGCCTTGGTCTCAAGTATGTGTGGATATCCTTGGCTAGTCTGCTGGTTtgtaatcatttttaaaatccaaTTATGGTATTTTGTATTGACCACTTAAATGACTGCATGAAGACACTGCTTATAAATGCAATTTTTGTGGCTTATTAATTAGGCTTCACCAAGGAAGGAAATATTTTGATCAACTGCATTTCCTAGTCTATTACATTCTATTAATCAGAAACTAAAAAGGTTTCAAGTACAAAGTTTCACATATTTGAGCTGGTTGAATTTTGAATCACTATTTCCCCTATGCTTTTGCCCATTTAAATGGTAGGTTTGGGTTCTCAAATACAGATCCTTTGCTTTGACTGATCAATATTGCTGATGTAATACTCATTATCTAAATATTTGTCTACTTGTGCATCTGCACCAGCATGTGCAATTGACCCATCGGTTGGTGGTTCGTCTACTTCTGTTCATTGATGTTGCGACATATTCCTCATGGTAAATACGTTTACTTCATTTGTTGATAAGTGTTGCATGCATAAATCTGCTTTAAGTTTGACTTTTACTGGGATTTGAAACATTTGAATTCCTGATCCGCAACTCATttgtgttgaaaaaaaaaaggggtttgaAAATGATATAATTGATGATTAGTTAAGTATGGTACATTCGCTGTGTTTCCATAAAAGAAATATGGAGGTTTAGCTACCATTCGATCAACACTCTTGCAAGGATTTGCTTTGAATAGATTTGAACTTCCACATTTGGTGATTTTCGGGCATCTATTTCTTCCACCCATGTAGTGTCAACAAAAGAACTGGAGTCATCAAGATAAGTAATTCTGCTCGTCGAACAATCGTTCATCTCTCGCTGATGTGGCACCACGCCATGTCAGCcctcattttaaaatttaaaaaaaaaaaaaaaaaaaaattcaaatccatCGTATGTTAAATGCTGgattccattttctttcttcccctaAAGTTTTTCTCCCCAATCTTTTCCTCCCTTTCTCCATCTCCTCCTTCAACCCGACCGGCTGCCACCCACGAGCCCGCCATCGTCGACCACCAACTACCACCGCCACCAATACGTCCAACTCCATCTCTGGATCTCCGGCCAAAAGGTATTGTTTTCAGTTCCTTCAaatctttccctccctctctccatctcctccctcCACCCCACCGACCGCCACCCGCCACCACCATAGTTGATGAAAGCAAATAAACACCGGTCCCTAAAAACCACCACCTCCAACATTCCCACACTCAACTTTTGAATTTGACTTGGCAATGGCGGTGCTGAACCGCTTGTGGAGAGCCAAAGCCTCAACGCCGATCTCCTCTGTCGCCGCTTCCACAATCTGAACACTCTTTTCTTGCTCTACACCAAATTCCGGAGCTGACCTCGAAGTGCTGTCTCTACTCACCCAAATCCCCCTCCCTCTACGCCATGGCCCCAAGGACAGAAACGTCCAGTGGGTGTTCCTCGGCTGCCCCGGTGTCGGAAAGGGCACCTACGCGTCCCCCCTCTCCCACCTCCTCAGCATCCCCCACATCGCCACCGGCGATCTTGTCCGCGAAGAGCTCTCCTCCTCCGGCCCCCTTGCTTCCCAGATCCCCTAGGGTTCCATTTTCTGTTTCAATTTCAGCtgcttctttattttctttggctttTCCTAAATTCTTGTTCTTAAAATTGCGTTTATGATTGAATACTCTCACACACAAGCAATACACCTCAAGTCAGCTAAATAAGCATATGGATATTCCCGGCCTTTACGTGGAAACTAAAGGACACTTCTTTGGGAGTTATTGTGCTTAGAATATGGcttgctcatttttttttttaattttttccttttttcttttgcagggggggggggggggggttccaAGAACTTCGGCTGTACTGAGTAAGACCCTTGTGGCTCTCTTTTGTCTGTTAAGTTTCTAATGTTTGAATTCCACAGCATTTGAGTTCATAGACTCAAAAGTATTGGGTTCAATTCCATCATAATTTTTATCCGATGGACAATTGGGCTTTAAGTAGGGGGAGTTAATGTCACTTCAGatttatcacttttttctaCCAAGTGAAATCTGTGTGTGGATGAGATAGAAGCAGTTTTAGGTGTCCAAATTATAGCAATTTAGGAAAATTTTGTAACAAACTCAGTTGTTCTCATTACTTGCCCACGCAACTGAATCCACGCGAACTcttttacaaaaattataatttgatcaaTTAATTGTTGTGAATTTTGAATTCATTTCAACCCGTAAGATTACAataattgattttatattttttctttaaattattgTGCTTACGGAATCTAACCTAGCTCCTTATTTAGGTCGCTTTTTATTAGTTTCAAATGAGAAGTCGGCCCTAAATTTCACCTCTCAGAAAACAGATATGAGatctgctccctcctcctctcactTTTCCTTTCTACTCCCTGCTCTTATTCCCCCCTcccattctgatttttttttttttatttgtaggtgttctccgaTTATGCAGTGCATCCGTCTATCTACCTTCATGTTGTGCCGTTCATCTTCTCCTTCGCCGCTGCTGCTAtttgttggttgtgttttttttgctttgaataagagttttctttttttaaaaaaatttgccctTATAGACTATCTatgggatgaaggttagtcaggtgtgaggggttatctctcaagCCCTGGATAAttcggtgtgaggggttatctctcacgaccgatttaaataaatttttctaggatatttggctacccttgTCTTATATCTAGTTTGCTCAGAACaaatctgctctttaactatttttgtacatgggttagcggaagataaaaaatcatatataacacattattgtaagaattttgtttgtatctatgactatgtaacctcattgcatgtggttatgattttgtagagctttatgctttgtgatgtaagagttctatattttttatctttgatcaatgaaattcTTAGatatttcattcaaaaaaaaaaaaaaagttgctttttatttaattcaaaaataaaataaaatttatgaaatcaaataattgaaataaaatagaataagaaaataaatcacataaaataattGATTTGTGCAGCCCCTAGGCTTATATGTCCACACCAAACTGATCAGCAAAACGCTGTTGGGTCACTTTTAAAGTCGGAGATGGTACTTCCGTCCAACTTTCATCAAAAAATCGACAGAAGTCCACGTCAGCATCTTTAAGAAATAGACCGTCTTATGCCgcactaaatttttatttttatttttatttttaaaaaatgtagcTCGAGCAACCTCTTTAAGCAAAATGAGAAATGGCTCATGGCCGATTTGGGGGCGGTTCAAAAACCACCCCTAaagcccttgggggtggctcctctatatttttcataaagtttttttttttgaaaaaaaaaaaaaaatttgatgtttttcatttttttttttagtggggCATAGGACTTGTGTTTATTTGTTAAAGATGCTAATGTAGATTGATGGAAGTTAGACGGAGGTACTAtctataatacaaaattaaacacatgtaacaaaaaaataaagttgttaaatcacatggaacaaaaatgtatttaacctattatttttttaaaatatccatTCTTAGGAATGATTATTCCTCATTtttaagaatagttattcctttaaaaaaaaaaaaaaaattgaatagttaTTCATGTTGGAAAGAAAtagcctcatttttttttccccaaaaaactAATATGTTTGACAATTTtatgggccaaaaaaaaaaaaaaaaaacagaaaaaaaaaaaagaacaaaaacaatcGTCTCCGTGGATGATCGACCACCCCAACAAAAGCATTAGGGGCATGCCACCACCCCCTACTATCCTCGGCGTCCACCCCGAGGGGCTTTAGGGGTGATGTCACCGCTTTTGAAGCTTTTGTTAGGAACCTTAGGGTGTTCAACGGTATATGCGagataacctttttttttttctttttttttttattgccaaaaaaaaacaattaatggctttttgggaaaaaaaaaaattaagaaatttatgAAAAGTATGATTCAATTTCACTTAGAAAATGTCCGTCATTTATTTGTTGTCACtacacaaaagaaaataatgagatTAAATTTCTGCTTCTTGTATTATTAGTAATATTCACTCCTATTCCTAGAGgattactttttttcttttttcctatttttttcttcccctaattaaataaataaaaaaaatttacaagggAAAAGTGGGCAATCTTAATAatggtttgcggaatgactattctattaaTTGGAATACAAGGTGGTGGAATTGAAATTTAGTTTAgtaacaactcatatacattaattagaatacaatcaaaattactaaaaaaacctcacattatatatatatattttaaaaaaaaaacctaaattaaaaaaaaaaaaaaattaaaaaaatttgaaaactatagggtggctgaccaccacaatgggtggtcggccacccccgtatgagtctgggggtggccacgaCCACCCTTGAGCCATatgtggctggccgaccacccattgccGACTgttaaggggggggggggtttccttctttttttttaaaaaaaaaaaattgaaagaaaataaaaaataatagtttttttttttttttgaaaatctaGTATATTCCCATTTGAATAactattcttctcattttttagaggaattggtattcctcttcgtaatgaaataggtattccaatgggaataactattctaaggAATAGATCTCTACCAAACATGAATGACTATTcatatgaaataattattccatttcaGGGGTTTATTCCGCTAACCAAAAAAGCCATAAGTTTATAAGCATTAGTTAATATTgggatttttaattattaatttaattagataaatttaatatccgttgataaaataaaataagataaatttaataagaTAAACTAAACTAGGACTCAATTTAtttcggcataaaatgttttatgttgaaaatgtctaaaaatgattttggaTGTAAAACATCTTTCAGTATTTAGCTCATATGGaaaatcattaaatatttattatattttcgtgcaatcattataatttataaataacaacttttattcacaacataaaactatgaattttttttttaaaaaaaatgaacctaaaaatcatgtttaattaaaatatacacataTAGATTAACAGTTAccatatattttcatataaatgAGGAGTTGCGAATAAGAGAGAGATGGTAAAGAGgagttgcaaaaaaaaaaaaaatgtgtgataATGTAAGGTTTTCGGAGTGGGATTGAGATCTAGTACAACTGTTTGCTCATATTATTTGCAATTGTGAGATTACTCTTTGTGGGGTCCACATGCCAAGCGGTGTTCGGGTAGTATGAGAATTGCTTGGGCATGTAGGCTTCATAAAAAGCTCTCTCGCAGTTGCACGCTCGAGTGTGTGGGAGAGCGGTGAAAAATGGTTTGCACAAATGAGAAGCATATAAACCATTTTACTATCATGAAAGTTATTTCATTTTGTCAactgaaaatgtttttagttgACCAGTATTTTATACCACATCAAATACTCAAAAATggagaaaacattttacgtcgaaaacAAACaggacattaaaaaaaaaattaaagtttatcTTTGTGcactttaattaataattacataTAGAGGAAACTTTACTTAACCCATTTGATTGTCGCCACTTTTGTAATTACTctcataaacttaaaaaactttcAACATAATGTATGTatctatcatttaattttttttttcaatttcaccaattcGTTAAGATTTcccgttaaatcttatcaaaattcttaaaaatacctaactttggttttttttttatttttttattttttttattttaatatatatatattctaaagattcatatatggatatttttacaaatttcgttaaatgtTGATGATGGTATGACAAATATAGTTCACGAGGCCAAATTATGAATGAGTGGTATTTCATAGgtgaaaaaaggtaattacctaGACATTTTTCAagttaagagcatttttaatgGATTAGCTATTTTCAACTTTAGGCTAAAATAGCTaaacaaaaggttaaaaatacattaaaatagACTTTTCACCCATTTGTGAAAAGTGCAacgccacttttttttttgtttccttcccCTCCATCTTTCCTTTTCATCATCTTCTCTCCCGCTTCTTTCTCTCgtctctgtgtctctctctgtctctatcttGGCAGTGTTGGCTCTACAATATAAAAATTTAGACAGTCGCCTAAGGCTCccaattaatgaatattaataaaaaaaagttttagtaaaaaattttgaaggcttaattatagtcaatattatttaattaaagcacttaattatagtaataatcaattaaaaaggTATTAGTATCATTTAATTCTCTAACATTCCATTATTGAAATAagacttaaaaaataaagagtattaaataagagaatcaaataatattaaaaacattcttaaataaaattcatttttccaACTTTAAACATTATAGTCttgaaaataatgataatattaaATTCCGTTTTAGGTAGAGGTTTTTTGGGCCTTGTGATGAGCATTGAGCAGTCAAAATTTTAATCAGAATTTCAACAGATAACAATTATGCATCTTAAAAAGCgagaaaaatagtttttaaataaaattataatactaatattaaaataaataatatatttattcatttattattattattattatttttttttaaaaaaaaaacttcaaaacttgTCGCGACCACAAACTGTATCTTGGTACAAATCGAACtcccttttcagttttctttccCTCATTCATCTTGTCTAGAGACAGAGGGAACAGTATTGCTTATCTTTTGGCAAGCCAAGAACCCTTATTTGTTCCCCAGTTCCTCTGCTTCTCGCCCATCTCCCTCACGCGTCTTTTCCCATTCTGCACACCGAAAGAGAGAACGGTGGACACGCCTCTCACCTCCTCTCACGGCGGAGTTCCGAACTGTTGGTCCCGCCATATCCGGTGGTTCGCGGGTGCTACTGAGACCACGATTGGACTTCCCTTAAACAGCATCATCTTCACCAAATTAGGGGTAAgttaattctggaattttcaaGGTTTCTCCGTTGGTTAATTGTAGATAGTAGTGGTTGAATCTGTTTCACGTGGGTTATAATTCTTTGGGGTTTCTCTCTTTCGCTATAGCCTTATGTGTTCATATTTGCTGATTTTTAGTGTGGATTTCGAATTTGGTTGAAGTctgttattgggtttttttttactctAGTGGCTGTGTGTAACTTCGGTTAGTGGCTGAATGTTTGTTGTAGTGATTGGGTTTCTGTTTAAGGCTTGAGGATTTGCTCAGGTGATGGCCGAGTTGCTTGGCTGATGGGGGTGATTTGGGGGGTCGATCATGGTGATTGCAATTTTGGGTGAGTTGTGGTTTGCTGTGAATTGTGATTGTGAGGGCGTTTGCTTGATTTTCTGGGGTTTTGTTCGCCGAATTGGGAGGATCGTttaaggttaattttttttttttttttttttttttttttttttttttttttaaggtaatcagataaattttataaaaagcgcgGGCGATTAGTGAGGTTAATTGTTTAAAGAAATTTGATGGTTTAGTTAACTATGAAGAAGGAATTGTAAATTGATCTTTGTTGTGTGTTATAAATCATGGACGATTGGGGATGATTACTTAGGGTTGTTCATGTTGGACTAAGGTATTATAGATGGGTGTTTATTTGGATTGGCTGTTGTGTTAATCGCCAATCCAAATAAGTTCGTGAATTTTGGGTGTTtgtttacttcttcttttttttgaagaagGGTGTTTGTTTACTTAAATGGCCGAATATGGTTGAGTTGGTATATTGTTTATATTGTTGTTTCAAGTTTGATATTGGGGCTTTAGTGTGGATTGCTTGTTCTTAAGGATATTATATTTATACTTATCATTGGCAAATACAACtgttaaaaatatgaccattagaaaAATGACCATTGAAGAATTAATGCGTTAGAAAAatgacagatttaacaaaacGGCTGTTAGAAAAATGGCCGTTTGAGAAAAAATGCTCGTTGAAAAATTTGCGTTAGAAACATgatcgttttaacaaaacgaccGTTGGCAAATATGACcgtttggaaaaagaaaaaaaaaggacagtAAAAAAATACgataattaaaaaag contains the following coding sequences:
- the LOC133851019 gene encoding uncharacterized protein LOC133851019, whose amino-acid sequence is MSKGPPLGTSSSGSSASSKRQKGEKNKRYGQHHFMGELFALPFLSKFPIPSDANASQTRILNDYYGVLMAYGGLQDFLREQEPGYVTSLVCTLVLPLYKMSVCLPYLVASANWVLGELAPCLPEERLFSFLCHLFYFFLSQGRSAYHLILAISHLLLPVLFLYT